One window from the genome of Danaus plexippus chromosome 3 unlocalized genomic scaffold, MEX_DaPlex mxdp_30, whole genome shotgun sequence encodes:
- the LOC116765514 gene encoding antichymotrypsin-2-like isoform X2 — MWIYKILLFAQIASSLSFNMDVKTLSSSIFNFSAKFCNELDKSKSVVSSPLSAEFLLALLTLGSEDPAHSELLTSLGISADDQIRSSFKSLSQNLLSIKGVTLNVANKVYIKEGDYDLNEDLKKDAVSVFNAAFEKVDFRQNAAAANLINKWVENQTNNKIKDLISADSLNDDTRLVLVNAIYFKGTWKKQFDPANTMDQPFFITSSETVDIPMMYKEDNYYYGESRSLNAQLLRLDYVGKEASMLIVLPNEVEGLNGVLSKLAEGHDLLKELDDMHNIKVQVTIPKFKIETEIDLAELLPKLGIKSIFNQSNNGLTKILNKPEGLFVSKAVQKAFIEVNEEGAEAAAASGMVMMMRCAPMPPVRFDANKPFLFVLMDSGTPIFYGTHRKRSL, encoded by the exons ATGTGGATTTACAAGATATtgc TTTTTGCCCAAATAGCGAGCTCCTTATCTTTCAACATGGATGTAAAAACTCTATCTTCATccatttttaacttttctgCTAAGTTTTGTAAT GAACTAGACAAAAGTAAGAGTGTTGTGTCATCTCCACTTTCAGCTGAGTTTCTACTGGCTCTTCTTACTTTAGGATCTGAGGATCCAGCACATTCAGAACTACTTACATCACTGGGTATTTCTGCTGATGACCAG ATTCGCTCATCATTCAAATCTCTGTCACAAAACCTTCTCTCCATCAAAGGAGTTACCCTCAATGTAGCTAACAAGGTGTATATTAAGGAAGGGGACTATGATCTCAATGAGGATCTTAAGAAGGATGCAGTCTCGGTGTTCAATGCTGCCTTTGAAAAAGTTGATTTTCGGCAGAATGCAGCTGCAGCTAATCTCATCAATAAAtgg GTAGAAAACCAAACAAACAACAAGATCAAAGACCTCATTTCAGCCGACAGTCTCAATGATGACACCCGTCTTGTACTTGTGAATGCAATTTACTTTAAG GGTACATGGAAGAAACAATTTGATCCTGCAAATACGATGGATCAACCTTTCTTCATCACATCCTCAGAGACGGTAGATATTCCTATGATGTACAAAGAagataactattattatgGAGAAAGTCGGTCTTTGAATGCTcag CTTCTACGTTTGGATTACGTGGGTAAGGAGGCGAGTATGTTGATAGTGTTACCAAACGAAGTGGAGGGTCTGAACGGTGTTCTCAGCAAGTTGGCTGAGGGTCACGACTTACTCAAAGAGCTGGACGACATGCACAACATCAAGGTCCAAGTCACTATACCCAAATTCAAGATCGAGACCGAAATCGACTTAGCCGAATTACTGCCTAAG TTGGGCATCAAGTCCATCTTTAATCAGAGCAACAATGGATTGACGAAGATATTGAACAAACCAGAGGGCCTGTTCGTGTCGAAGGCTGTACAGAAGGCCTTCATCGAAGTCAACGAGGAGGGCGCTGAGGCGGCCGCCGCTTCCG GCATGGTGATGATGATGCGGTGCGCGCCGATGCCTCCGGTCCGCTTCGACGCCAACAAACCGTTCTTGTTCGTGTTGATGGACTCCGGCACACCAATTTTCTACGGCACTCATCGCAAACGCAGCCTATAA
- the LOC116765514 gene encoding serine protease inhibitor 3/4-like isoform X1 has protein sequence MWIYKILLFAQIASSLSFNMDVKTLSSSIFNFSAKFCNELDKSKSVVSSPLSAEFLLALLTLGSEDPAHSELLTSLGISADDQIRSSFKSLSQNLLSIKGVTLNVANKVYIKEGDYDLNEDLKKDAVSVFNAAFEKVDFRQNAAAANLINKWVENQTNNKIKDLISADSLNDDTRLVLVNAIYFKGTWKKQFDPANTMDQPFFITSSETVDIPMMYKEDNYYYGESRSLNAQLLRLDYVGKEASMLIVLPNEVEGLNGVLSKLAEGHDLLKELDDMHNIKVQVTIPKFKIETEIDLAELLPKLGIKSIFNQSNNGLTKILNKPEGLFVSKAVQKAFIEVNEEGAEAAAASAMNVMFCSAMIDEPQVIQFTADRPFFVAIISNETIYFTATYRGN, from the exons ATGTGGATTTACAAGATATtgc TTTTTGCCCAAATAGCGAGCTCCTTATCTTTCAACATGGATGTAAAAACTCTATCTTCATccatttttaacttttctgCTAAGTTTTGTAAT GAACTAGACAAAAGTAAGAGTGTTGTGTCATCTCCACTTTCAGCTGAGTTTCTACTGGCTCTTCTTACTTTAGGATCTGAGGATCCAGCACATTCAGAACTACTTACATCACTGGGTATTTCTGCTGATGACCAG ATTCGCTCATCATTCAAATCTCTGTCACAAAACCTTCTCTCCATCAAAGGAGTTACCCTCAATGTAGCTAACAAGGTGTATATTAAGGAAGGGGACTATGATCTCAATGAGGATCTTAAGAAGGATGCAGTCTCGGTGTTCAATGCTGCCTTTGAAAAAGTTGATTTTCGGCAGAATGCAGCTGCAGCTAATCTCATCAATAAAtgg GTAGAAAACCAAACAAACAACAAGATCAAAGACCTCATTTCAGCCGACAGTCTCAATGATGACACCCGTCTTGTACTTGTGAATGCAATTTACTTTAAG GGTACATGGAAGAAACAATTTGATCCTGCAAATACGATGGATCAACCTTTCTTCATCACATCCTCAGAGACGGTAGATATTCCTATGATGTACAAAGAagataactattattatgGAGAAAGTCGGTCTTTGAATGCTcag CTTCTACGTTTGGATTACGTGGGTAAGGAGGCGAGTATGTTGATAGTGTTACCAAACGAAGTGGAGGGTCTGAACGGTGTTCTCAGCAAGTTGGCTGAGGGTCACGACTTACTCAAAGAGCTGGACGACATGCACAACATCAAGGTCCAAGTCACTATACCCAAATTCAAGATCGAGACCGAAATCGACTTAGCCGAATTACTGCCTAAG TTGGGCATCAAGTCCATCTTTAATCAGAGCAACAATGGATTGACGAAGATATTGAACAAACCAGAGGGCCTGTTCGTGTCGAAGGCTGTACAGAAGGCCTTCATCGAAGTCAACGAGGAGGGCGCTGAGGCGGCCGCCGCTTCCG CAATGAACGTCATGTTCTGTTCAGCTATGATAGACGAACCCCAAGTGATTCAGTTCACAGCTGACCGTCCGTTCTTCGTGGCCATCATCTCCAACGAGACCATTTACTTCACAGCCACTTACCGCGGAAACTGA
- the LOC116769389 gene encoding antichymotrypsin-2-like isoform X1: protein MYSVAVFILFQLNNCVRSEKLFLVKQNPTSASLNYLQVLKCILMNSGDENMMKYPVASYLLHDSTGHFYIRNLYNNPKRTLPPLMKNSLQRLLRLPPKNCLTLPTTVGEVTSRNIEIATTANPDRETFDYNTKIQFPAKQNDSIIESNVMSKNGKILDHDETSSEAAWVNTTEFKVKEITNNLYSFFDQYKQSLVQFNRIFYKISATKLMFSQKEKENGISFVQSGLLLYMALLSLSTEVDLETKKEIDTCLMNASSHMKKITDFQHIAAWLPQPNNDLKFRWAVRLVLEERLEMSQQFLGGIKNGTKIVIEHFNSTASRDNVYDTLNRMVEIDSGGAMRDTFIEDDFLDGFCSILITTMYIRSRWRSAPTVLNGTYPFKDGSTREKSVNMIKLNDIMGYGDLKECDAEAIEINYATPGLKLLMLVPRGNSLKNLTTYMENTTPQEVSNKLRLTRVAAILPIFTLRMTLLLPQKLQLMNITRLVDAKPSPDNKCGELKLSHAVQRLMFWAEAGSNAFKDDGIEWDEKPELELLADRPYLFYVRWKNVTLMNGNFVL, encoded by the exons ATGTACTCAGTGGCcgttttcattttgtttcaatTGAATAACTGTGTGCGATCAGAAAAATTGTTCCTTGTGAAACAAAATCCAACAAGTGCATCTCTAAACTATTTACAAgtgttaaaatgtattttaatgaattctgGCGATGAAAATATGATGAAATATCCTGTCGCTTCCTATTTACTACATGATTCAACTGGTCATTTCTACATCAGGAATCTGTATAATAATCCTAAAAGGACACTGCCGCCCCTGATGAAAAATTCTTTACAAAGACTATTAAGGCTGCCTCCGAAAAATTGCTTAACACTACCCACAACAGTGGGCGAAGTTACAAGCAGAAACATTGAAATAGCAACAACTGCTAATCCCGATCGTGAAACttttgattataatacaaaaattcaatttccTGCTAAACAAAATGACAGCATTATCGAGAGCAATGTAATGTCAAAAAATGGTAAAATATTAGATCACGACGAAACTTCTAGCGAAGCTGCATGGGTGAATACTACAGAGTTCAAGGTGAAGGAGAttacaaataacttatattctTTCTTTGATCAATATAAGCAGTCGCTGGTgcaatttaatagaatattttataag ATTTCAGCAAcgaaattaatgttttcacaaaaagaaaaagaaaatgggATAAGTTTCGTACAATCTGGTTTGCTCCTATACATGGCATTACTGTCTTTATCCACGGAAGTGGATTTAGAAACGAAAAAAGAAATCGATACTTGCTTGATGAATGCAAGCTCGCATAtg aaaaaaataacagattttCAACATATAGCAGCTTGGTTACCACAGCCGAATAATGACCTGAAATTCCGTTGGGCTGTTCGCCTCGTGTTGGAAGAGCGGCTTGAAATGAGCCAGCAATTCCTTGGTGGCATCAAAAACGGAACCAAAATAGTGATAGAACATTTTAACAGCACAGCCAGCAGAGACAATGTATACGATACACTTAATCGTATG GTTGAAATAGATTCAGGTGGTGCGATGCGGGATACATTTattgaagatgattttttagACGGTTTCTGTTCCATTCTGATCACTACAATGTATATCCGTAGTCGATGGCGTAGTGCACCGACCGTTCTCAACGGCACATATCCCTTCAAAGATGGCTCAACCCGTGAAAAGTCAGTTAACATGATAAAATTGAATGACATCATGGGTTACGGTGACTTAAAGGAATGCGATGCAGAG gctattgaaataaattacgcAACTCCTGGTTTGAAACTGCTGATGCTGGTCCCTCGCGGGAACTCTTTAAAAAATCTGACCACTTACATGGAAAATACAACCCCACAAGAAGTTTCCAATAAATTACGCTTAACAAGAGTAGCTGCCATTTTACCAATATTCACTCTTCGTATGACTCTTCTATTGCCACAAAAACTTCAATTG atgaaCATAACTCGTTTGGTGGACGCTAAACCGAGCCCCGACAACAAATGCGGCGAGTTAAAACTCTCACACGCGGTACAGAGATTGATGTTCTGGGCTGAGGCTGGTAGTAACGCCTTTAAAGACGATG GCATCGAGTGGGACGAAAAACCCGAGCTAGAACTATTGGCCGATCGGCCGTATCTATTTTACGTCCGATGGAAAAATGTGACTTTGATGAATGGAAACTTTGTGTTATAG
- the LOC116769389 gene encoding uncharacterized protein LOC116769389 isoform X2 → MYSVAVFILFQLNNCVRSEKLFLVKQNPTSASLNYLQVLKCILMNSGDENMMKYPVASYLLHDSTGHFYIRNLYNNPKRTLPPLMKNSLQRLLRLPPKNCLTLPTTVGEVTSRNIEIATTANPDRETFDYNTKIQFPAKQNDSIIESNVMSKNGKILDHDETSSEAAWVNTTEFKVKEITNNLYSFFDQYKQSLVQFNRIFYKISATKLMFSQKEKENGISFVQSGLLLYMALLSLSTEVDLETKKEIDTCLMNASSHMKKITDFQHIAAWLPQPNNDLKFRWAVRLVLEERLEMSQQFLGGIKNGTKIVIEHFNSTASRDNVYDTLNRMVEIDSGGAMRDTFIEDDFLDGFCSILITTMYIRSRWRSAPTVLNGTYPFKDGSTREKSVNMIKLNDIMGYGDLKECDAEMNITRLVDAKPSPDNKCGELKLSHAVQRLMFWAEAGSNAFKDDGIEWDEKPELELLADRPYLFYVRWKNVTLMNGNFVL, encoded by the exons ATGTACTCAGTGGCcgttttcattttgtttcaatTGAATAACTGTGTGCGATCAGAAAAATTGTTCCTTGTGAAACAAAATCCAACAAGTGCATCTCTAAACTATTTACAAgtgttaaaatgtattttaatgaattctgGCGATGAAAATATGATGAAATATCCTGTCGCTTCCTATTTACTACATGATTCAACTGGTCATTTCTACATCAGGAATCTGTATAATAATCCTAAAAGGACACTGCCGCCCCTGATGAAAAATTCTTTACAAAGACTATTAAGGCTGCCTCCGAAAAATTGCTTAACACTACCCACAACAGTGGGCGAAGTTACAAGCAGAAACATTGAAATAGCAACAACTGCTAATCCCGATCGTGAAACttttgattataatacaaaaattcaatttccTGCTAAACAAAATGACAGCATTATCGAGAGCAATGTAATGTCAAAAAATGGTAAAATATTAGATCACGACGAAACTTCTAGCGAAGCTGCATGGGTGAATACTACAGAGTTCAAGGTGAAGGAGAttacaaataacttatattctTTCTTTGATCAATATAAGCAGTCGCTGGTgcaatttaatagaatattttataag ATTTCAGCAAcgaaattaatgttttcacaaaaagaaaaagaaaatgggATAAGTTTCGTACAATCTGGTTTGCTCCTATACATGGCATTACTGTCTTTATCCACGGAAGTGGATTTAGAAACGAAAAAAGAAATCGATACTTGCTTGATGAATGCAAGCTCGCATAtg aaaaaaataacagattttCAACATATAGCAGCTTGGTTACCACAGCCGAATAATGACCTGAAATTCCGTTGGGCTGTTCGCCTCGTGTTGGAAGAGCGGCTTGAAATGAGCCAGCAATTCCTTGGTGGCATCAAAAACGGAACCAAAATAGTGATAGAACATTTTAACAGCACAGCCAGCAGAGACAATGTATACGATACACTTAATCGTATG GTTGAAATAGATTCAGGTGGTGCGATGCGGGATACATTTattgaagatgattttttagACGGTTTCTGTTCCATTCTGATCACTACAATGTATATCCGTAGTCGATGGCGTAGTGCACCGACCGTTCTCAACGGCACATATCCCTTCAAAGATGGCTCAACCCGTGAAAAGTCAGTTAACATGATAAAATTGAATGACATCATGGGTTACGGTGACTTAAAGGAATGCGATGCAGAG atgaaCATAACTCGTTTGGTGGACGCTAAACCGAGCCCCGACAACAAATGCGGCGAGTTAAAACTCTCACACGCGGTACAGAGATTGATGTTCTGGGCTGAGGCTGGTAGTAACGCCTTTAAAGACGATG GCATCGAGTGGGACGAAAAACCCGAGCTAGAACTATTGGCCGATCGGCCGTATCTATTTTACGTCCGATGGAAAAATGTGACTTTGATGAATGGAAACTTTGTGTTATAG